A window from Pseudobutyrivibrio ruminis HUN009 encodes these proteins:
- the rimM gene encoding ribosome maturation factor RimM (Essential for efficient processing of 16S rRNA), producing the protein MEDLYQVGSITQTHGIRGEVKVFPLTDDISRFKNMKNLLLDAGKEGYISLEVENARPQKNLVILKFKGIDNINDIEKYKGHGLYVTKDNRVDLKEDEYFIADLIGCDVYLDSDKDNRFGTISDVMETGANDVYEITLESGKTVLVPAIKDCILDVDIEGRRMEIHLMEGLMD; encoded by the coding sequence TTGGAAGATTTATATCAGGTTGGTTCAATTACACAGACTCATGGAATTAGAGGCGAGGTAAAGGTTTTTCCTCTTACAGACGATATTTCCAGATTTAAGAATATGAAGAATTTGCTTTTGGATGCAGGTAAGGAGGGCTATATCAGCCTTGAGGTTGAAAATGCTCGTCCACAGAAGAATCTTGTTATCCTTAAGTTTAAAGGCATCGATAATATCAATGATATTGAAAAATATAAGGGCCATGGCCTTTATGTGACAAAGGATAATCGCGTAGACCTTAAGGAGGATGAGTATTTCATCGCGGATCTTATTGGCTGTGATGTTTATCTTGATTCTGACAAGGACAACAGATTTGGCACTATTTCGGATGTTATGGAAACTGGCGCTAATGATGTTTATGAGATTACCCTTGAAAGCGGCAAAACTGTTCTTGTCCCTGCTATCAAGGATTGCATCTTGGATGTAGATATCGAAGGGCGCAGAATGGAAATTCATTTGATGGAAGGATTGATGGATTAA
- the rplS gene encoding 50S ribosomal protein L19 yields MNANEIIRNIEAAELKAEVPEFQVGDTVKVYGRIVEGNRTRTQVFEGTVIKRQGGSNRETFTVRKSSNGVGVEKTWPLHSPNVEKIEVVRKGKVRRAKLFYLRELTGKKAKVKERI; encoded by the coding sequence ATGAACGCAAACGAGATTATCAGAAACATTGAAGCTGCCGAGCTTAAGGCAGAAGTACCTGAGTTTCAGGTAGGTGACACAGTAAAGGTTTACGGCCGTATCGTTGAGGGTAACCGTACTCGTACACAGGTATTCGAGGGTACAGTTATTAAGAGACAGGGTGGAAGCAACCGTGAGACATTCACAGTTCGTAAGTCATCAAACGGCGTAGGCGTTGAAAAGACTTGGCCACTTCACAGCCCTAACGTTGAGAAGATCGAAGTAGTTAGAAAAGGTAAAGTTCGTAGAGCTAAGCTATTCTACCTCAGAGAGCTCACAGGTAAGAAGGCAAAGGTTAAGGAGAGAATCTAA
- the lepB gene encoding signal peptidase I, translating into MISVIINVLVCFGIVFLITHFIGQRTVVSGSSMEDTLSDGDNLIVDKISYRFNEPERFDVVVFPPKYEEDTYYIKRIIGLPGEVVSIDSEGTIYINGEVLDEQYGTDVIMNAGLASSEILLGPDEYFVLGDNRNNSTDSRFEAVGNVKGEDIVGRAWLRVYPFDSFGLVENIE; encoded by the coding sequence ATTATTAGCGTAATCATTAATGTCTTGGTATGTTTTGGCATTGTTTTTCTTATCACCCATTTCATAGGGCAGCGTACGGTAGTTAGTGGTTCATCTATGGAAGATACTTTGTCAGATGGGGACAATCTTATCGTTGACAAAATCAGCTATCGTTTTAACGAACCAGAGCGTTTTGATGTGGTTGTTTTTCCGCCTAAATACGAGGAAGACACATATTACATTAAGCGAATCATCGGCTTGCCAGGTGAGGTAGTTAGCATAGACAGCGAAGGCACTATTTATATCAACGGCGAAGTGCTTGATGAGCAATATGGCACTGATGTTATTATGAACGCTGGCCTTGCTAGCAGCGAAATTCTTCTTGGACCTGATGAATACTTTGTTCTAGGAGACAATCGAAACAACAGTACAGACTCGCGTTTTGAGGCTGTTGGTAATGTTAAAGGTGAAGACATTGTGGGACGAGCTTGGCTTAGAGTTTACCCATTTGATTCATTTGGACTTGTAGAGAATATAGAATAG
- a CDS encoding flagellar hook-length control protein FliK: MNINTGLNPYNSNYVNGADMTKLSQSQSLTGSVTDNLKEGEVFEGSVNSIDNGKVTIGLANGQTMTARLDSGVSLTPGQSVFFEVKSNDGNLIQIRPVSLTSLDANPTLLKALDMANLAATERTINMVNSMMQNSMSVSPENLTAMNRAMINNPGVDIQTLVTMSKSNLPITPENVSMFQNYANDKAVLSDNFDVISDMLHEIMTSSEVSTGDVIGINNAIRDIFVNTNEVIAAEAAAPAESTSVVADNTAAAVTENTTNVTNNPAVATENAIVIEAGQQPQVNGQVTPEQAVNPNQVQSGMVETEAIISNQTESTTVNQAQVMENELGTQVLNTFASEKQIDSFNTILNTLPDFPKDNHEIFAENGTLKADADMSQVFREITDYLNNHPDIPKQTLNDIIGAPLYKGLLKNIITNSFAMEPKEVTKPGEISKLYERVLKQTEALERLVANFNNKAADTIKTQTSQIKQNVNFMNSANEMYNFIQIPLKMYNQNTDSMLYVRQNKKASYEQGEEITAFLHFDMEYLGSTDVFISLKESKVGCKWNLASEDSMKLIEDNLDILTERLAKKGFSVTSEVTCGEPKKSFVEDFLGAAPVSTENTSEGIVHRYSFDMRA, translated from the coding sequence ATGAACATTAACACTGGACTGAATCCTTACAACTCAAATTATGTTAACGGAGCTGACATGACAAAGCTGAGTCAGAGTCAGTCCCTTACGGGCTCTGTAACTGACAACCTCAAGGAAGGCGAGGTTTTTGAGGGCTCTGTTAACTCGATTGACAATGGCAAGGTTACTATTGGGCTTGCCAATGGTCAGACTATGACGGCGCGTTTGGATTCAGGAGTTAGTCTTACTCCTGGTCAGTCTGTGTTTTTTGAAGTAAAAAGCAACGATGGGAATCTTATACAAATTCGTCCAGTATCTCTTACTAGTCTAGATGCTAATCCTACACTTCTTAAAGCTTTGGATATGGCCAATTTGGCAGCTACAGAGCGCACAATCAACATGGTTAATTCAATGATGCAGAATTCTATGTCTGTCAGCCCTGAGAATTTGACAGCTATGAATCGTGCTATGATTAACAACCCAGGGGTGGATATTCAGACTCTAGTAACTATGTCTAAATCAAATCTTCCGATTACACCTGAAAACGTCAGCATGTTCCAAAACTATGCTAACGACAAGGCTGTGCTATCAGATAATTTTGATGTGATTTCAGATATGCTTCACGAGATAATGACTAGCAGTGAAGTATCTACAGGAGATGTAATTGGCATTAATAATGCTATTAGGGATATATTTGTTAACACTAATGAGGTTATTGCTGCAGAAGCTGCTGCCCCTGCAGAAAGCACTTCTGTAGTGGCTGATAACACCGCAGCTGCTGTCACAGAAAATACTACTAATGTTACAAACAATCCAGCTGTTGCCACAGAAAATGCCATTGTTATAGAAGCTGGCCAGCAGCCTCAGGTGAATGGACAGGTAACTCCTGAGCAGGCAGTGAATCCTAATCAGGTTCAGTCTGGCATGGTAGAAACAGAGGCTATTATTTCTAATCAGACAGAAAGCACTACTGTTAACCAGGCTCAGGTTATGGAAAATGAGCTTGGTACACAGGTTTTAAATACATTTGCATCTGAAAAACAGATTGATTCATTCAACACTATATTGAATACTTTGCCTGATTTTCCAAAGGATAATCACGAGATTTTTGCTGAAAATGGCACTCTCAAGGCAGATGCAGATATGAGTCAGGTTTTCAGGGAAATTACAGATTATCTTAATAATCATCCTGATATTCCTAAGCAGACACTCAATGATATTATTGGAGCACCTTTATATAAGGGGCTTCTTAAAAATATAATTACTAATAGCTTTGCAATGGAGCCAAAGGAGGTAACCAAGCCAGGTGAGATTTCAAAGCTGTATGAAAGAGTTTTGAAGCAGACGGAGGCCTTAGAGCGTCTTGTAGCAAACTTTAATAACAAGGCTGCAGACACAATCAAAACTCAGACATCTCAGATTAAGCAGAATGTCAACTTTATGAATTCTGCAAATGAAATGTACAATTTCATCCAGATTCCGCTTAAGATGTACAATCAGAACACTGATAGTATGCTTTATGTTCGTCAGAACAAAAAGGCATCTTATGAGCAGGGTGAGGAAATCACTGCATTTCTTCACTTTGATATGGAATATTTAGGTTCAACAGATGTTTTTATTAGTTTGAAAGAGTCCAAGGTAGGATGCAAATGGAATCTTGCTAGCGAAGATTCTATGAAGCTTATTGAGGACAATTTAGATATTCTTACTGAGCGACTTGCCAAGAAAGGCTTCTCAGTAACATCTGAGGTGACCTGTGGTGAGCCAAAGAAATCTTTTGTGGAAGATTTCCTTGGGGCTGCGCCAGTATCTACAGAAAACACATCAGAAGGCATAGTTCATAGATATAGCTTTGATATGAGGGCATAA
- the lepB gene encoding signal peptidase I produces the protein MLLSIKRLFNKTFHRRNDGLNFRRRRKKINFDKVRYVLIFLLELVLVIGLAFGVVTAFGKQVECSNASMEPTYQTSDILLVNTIAYKFSEPEAGDVIAFKPKSNVNASYSVKRVIAVPGDTIYISNGRIYINDELYKENLDVERIENPGIAATPITLLDDQYFVLGDNRNSSEDSRYESVGFVSNEDILGKVWAKYPF, from the coding sequence ATGCTTTTATCAATTAAACGATTATTTAATAAAACCTTTCATCGTAGAAACGATGGGCTAAATTTTAGAAGACGCCGCAAGAAAATAAATTTCGATAAAGTAAGATACGTTTTGATATTTTTGCTGGAATTAGTGCTTGTGATTGGCTTGGCATTTGGAGTTGTTACTGCATTCGGCAAACAGGTAGAATGTTCCAATGCATCTATGGAGCCAACCTATCAAACATCCGATATATTACTTGTAAACACCATTGCTTACAAGTTCTCTGAGCCTGAGGCAGGGGATGTTATCGCATTCAAGCCAAAGTCTAATGTTAACGCCAGCTACAGCGTAAAGCGTGTTATTGCAGTACCGGGGGATACTATCTATATCAGCAATGGCCGTATTTACATCAATGATGAATTATACAAAGAAAATCTTGATGTGGAGCGCATAGAAAATCCAGGTATTGCAGCGACTCCAATTACACTTTTGGATGATCAGTATTTTGTACTAGGTGATAATCGTAATTCTTCAGAGGATTCGCGTTATGAAAGTGTTGGTTTTGTTTCCAATGAAGATATTTTAGGCAAGGTTTGGGCTAAATACCCATTCTAA
- the trmD gene encoding tRNA (guanosine(37)-N1)-methyltransferase TrmD, with protein MKFYILTLFPEMIEDALNTSILGRASKAGSISFEAINIRDYTLDKHKKVDDYPYGGGAGMVMQAQPIYDAYQAVCEKAGHKVHCIYLTPQGKLFKQPDAKTLALKEDICLLCGHYEGIDERVLEEIVDEYYSIGDYVLTGGELPSLVMIDAISRMVPGVLTNSESGEDESLENNLLEYPQYSRPEVWNDRRVPAILLSGDHAKVDAWRHEQSIERTKERRPDLYAKYLENDC; from the coding sequence ATGAAGTTTTATATTTTAACCCTTTTTCCAGAAATGATTGAGGATGCGTTAAATACCAGTATCCTTGGCCGTGCTAGCAAGGCTGGTTCTATTTCATTCGAAGCTATTAATATTCGTGATTACACACTTGATAAGCATAAAAAGGTGGATGATTATCCATATGGCGGTGGTGCCGGCATGGTTATGCAGGCACAGCCAATATACGACGCATACCAGGCAGTTTGCGAAAAGGCTGGACACAAGGTTCATTGCATTTATTTGACACCACAGGGGAAGCTTTTCAAGCAACCAGATGCAAAGACACTTGCTTTAAAAGAAGATATTTGTTTACTTTGCGGACATTATGAGGGCATCGATGAAAGAGTGCTTGAGGAAATCGTTGACGAGTATTATTCAATCGGCGACTATGTGCTTACTGGTGGCGAGCTTCCATCACTTGTTATGATTGATGCTATTTCACGTATGGTTCCGGGAGTACTTACAAACTCAGAATCAGGAGAGGATGAATCTCTTGAAAACAACCTTTTAGAGTATCCTCAGTATTCTAGACCAGAGGTTTGGAACGATAGACGAGTTCCAGCTATTCTTTTATCAGGTGATCATGCAAAGGTTGATGCGTGGAGACATGAACAATCAATTGAGCGTACCAAAGAGCGCAGGCCTGATTTATATGCTAAATATTTGGAAAATGATTGTTGA
- a CDS encoding FtsX-like permease family protein: MLRKKLLRDIKENLGQFFTIFSMIFLAIMAFSGINAFSDGLKYSSVEFYEKNNLQDLWLYGENFSEEDLDKIKALDNVADAERYLSMQGSVDVENKENSELENIQVELNFLDAEDDEKNISTMYLRDGEEYSPDKDGVWVGYYFAKARDIQVGDKLTFYVEGYKFTEVVRGIVSSPDHVYTVSDPTVIFQDAADFGWVYLSMREFPKEYLYDDIFVYPNAIVDVTGVAPNPYINSNELDEFENKLKSVKNELYELDDISISAITGRDVWPSYETLKAESEEGDTYSGMFTVLFVFIAGLSVVTTMSRFVKKQRVQIGTLKALGFRNRKVTMHYIAYGFWVSLIAAILGIVIGGPVLGQPFLNMELSMFDLPDAHRCILSKNYIVAASIVIVITIITYYSIKSILKESAAQTLRLEVPHIKIKAKEGGKGLSAKLPFSVKWNLRDIFRSKSRSIMAIVGVMGSTLLIVMAFGMQDSLQHYLEWEFDKIQAYNYKLNLSENVSDERLDELFDAYGDATSQTVAIEYKDSEGNIVTSSITVNDSDGYLRVSDHDTNTYDINDGIPGNTDGDVNEAGALFATEKLLKDNEFSLGDTVKWRIMGEDDWYETKIVAAYRDPQSQQFSMTRVAFEGLGEDYVCDTIYTNDDLSVLTDSDIDGVSTISSIESLKEQMNVMLEMISSMIVLLIAISAILGFIIIYNMGILALSEKMYQFATLKVLGFKFNKLALIYTQQNLWLTLVGIILGLPLGYEFTDCMFKYAIGDNYDFFANIDISAYLIAIIGTLLIMFVTSIALSRNLKKIDMVASLKANE; this comes from the coding sequence ATGTTGAGAAAAAAATTATTAAGAGATATAAAGGAAAACTTGGGACAATTCTTTACCATTTTTTCCATGATATTTTTGGCGATTATGGCATTTTCAGGTATCAATGCTTTTTCAGATGGATTGAAATATTCTTCAGTAGAATTCTATGAAAAGAACAATCTTCAAGATTTATGGTTGTATGGTGAAAATTTTTCCGAGGAAGATTTAGATAAAATTAAGGCGTTAGACAATGTAGCAGATGCAGAAAGATATCTTTCGATGCAGGGCTCAGTAGATGTGGAAAATAAGGAGAATTCAGAACTTGAAAATATTCAAGTTGAGTTGAATTTCCTGGATGCAGAGGATGATGAAAAGAATATTTCAACCATGTATTTAAGAGATGGCGAGGAATACAGCCCAGATAAAGATGGTGTTTGGGTTGGATATTATTTCGCTAAGGCCAGAGATATTCAAGTTGGAGATAAACTGACATTTTATGTAGAGGGCTATAAATTTACAGAGGTGGTTCGCGGAATTGTATCATCTCCAGATCACGTATATACGGTATCTGATCCTACTGTTATTTTCCAGGATGCCGCTGATTTCGGATGGGTGTATTTATCAATGAGGGAATTTCCTAAGGAATACCTGTATGATGATATTTTCGTCTATCCAAATGCTATAGTTGATGTGACAGGAGTAGCTCCTAATCCATATATTAATTCTAATGAGCTTGATGAATTTGAGAACAAACTAAAGTCAGTAAAGAATGAGCTGTATGAGCTTGATGACATTTCTATAAGTGCAATCACTGGTAGAGATGTATGGCCATCTTATGAGACTTTAAAGGCAGAATCTGAGGAGGGGGATACCTACTCAGGCATGTTTACTGTTTTGTTTGTTTTCATAGCAGGTCTTTCTGTTGTTACAACTATGAGCCGATTTGTAAAGAAACAGCGAGTGCAGATTGGAACATTGAAGGCTTTAGGATTTAGAAATAGAAAAGTTACAATGCATTATATTGCATATGGCTTTTGGGTAAGCTTAATTGCTGCAATTCTTGGAATTGTAATTGGTGGTCCTGTACTTGGTCAGCCTTTCCTTAACATGGAGCTTTCTATGTTTGATTTGCCAGACGCTCACAGATGTATTCTAAGTAAGAATTATATAGTTGCCGCTTCAATTGTTATCGTAATTACGATAATTACTTATTATTCAATAAAGAGTATTTTGAAGGAATCTGCAGCTCAAACTCTTAGACTTGAAGTTCCACACATTAAAATTAAGGCCAAGGAAGGCGGCAAAGGGCTAAGCGCCAAATTGCCATTTTCCGTAAAATGGAATCTGAGGGATATTTTCAGAAGTAAATCAAGAAGTATCATGGCTATAGTTGGTGTTATGGGTTCTACACTTTTAATAGTGATGGCATTTGGCATGCAGGATTCACTTCAGCATTATCTTGAATGGGAGTTTGATAAGATACAAGCATATAATTACAAGCTCAATCTTTCGGAGAATGTTTCAGATGAAAGATTAGATGAATTGTTTGATGCATACGGAGATGCAACCAGTCAGACAGTTGCCATCGAATACAAGGATTCAGAGGGTAATATAGTAACTTCTTCTATTACTGTAAATGATTCAGATGGATATTTACGAGTATCTGACCATGATACAAACACCTATGATATTAATGATGGAATACCAGGAAACACAGATGGAGACGTAAATGAAGCTGGGGCGCTTTTTGCAACAGAAAAACTTCTTAAAGATAATGAATTTTCATTAGGAGATACAGTTAAATGGAGAATCATGGGGGAGGATGATTGGTATGAAACTAAGATTGTAGCCGCCTACAGAGATCCTCAGAGTCAACAGTTTTCTATGACAAGAGTAGCCTTTGAAGGCCTGGGCGAGGATTATGTTTGCGATACCATTTATACAAATGATGATCTTAGTGTTTTAACTGACTCAGATATAGATGGAGTATCTACGATTTCATCAATTGAATCATTGAAAGAGCAGATGAATGTTATGCTTGAGATGATAAGCAGCATGATAGTTTTATTAATCGCAATATCAGCTATCCTTGGGTTTATTATCATTTACAATATGGGAATTCTTGCACTTAGCGAGAAGATGTACCAGTTTGCAACGCTTAAGGTATTAGGCTTTAAGTTTAATAAACTGGCGCTTATTTACACCCAGCAAAATCTATGGCTTACCTTAGTAGGGATAATCCTTGGTTTACCACTAGGGTATGAATTTACTGACTGTATGTTTAAATATGCTATAGGTGACAATTACGATTTCTTTGCGAACATAGATATATCAGCCTATCTGATTGCAATAATAGGTACACTTTTAATCATGTTTGTTACAAGTATTGCTTTGTCTCGTAATCTTAAAAAGATAGATATGGTTGCAAGCCTCAAGGCCAATGAGTAA
- the ylqF gene encoding ribosome biogenesis GTPase YlqF yields the protein MEFQWYPGHMTKAKRQMQEDIKLIDLVIEVIDARCPISSRNPDINGLANGKLRLVLLNKSDLADKAVNQKWISYFKDQGFYCVELDSRDRKNMKGVQATLDEVCAAKFEKDRKRGIKNRPVRAMVVGIPNVGKSTFINSFAGKAVAKTGNKPGVTKGKQWIKLNKSVELLDTPGILWPKFEDNTVGLHLAFIGSINDAIIETRELAMELADFIKETYPGALAARYEVNEDLVNHEIITEIALKRNFLKKGSEPDFDKAASVLIDEFRNGSLGKISLERP from the coding sequence ATGGAATTTCAATGGTATCCAGGGCATATGACCAAAGCAAAGCGTCAGATGCAGGAGGATATAAAACTTATAGATTTGGTTATCGAGGTTATCGACGCTAGATGTCCTATATCTAGCCGAAATCCTGATATAAATGGACTTGCTAATGGCAAGCTTCGACTTGTTCTTTTAAACAAATCTGATTTAGCAGACAAAGCTGTTAATCAGAAATGGATTTCGTATTTCAAGGATCAGGGCTTTTATTGCGTCGAGCTGGATTCTCGTGATAGAAAGAACATGAAGGGCGTTCAGGCCACACTTGATGAGGTTTGCGCCGCAAAGTTTGAAAAGGACAGAAAACGTGGCATTAAGAATCGCCCAGTTAGAGCCATGGTTGTAGGTATTCCTAATGTTGGAAAGTCTACATTCATTAATTCATTTGCAGGTAAAGCAGTAGCAAAGACTGGTAATAAGCCAGGTGTTACAAAGGGCAAACAATGGATTAAGCTTAATAAATCAGTTGAGCTTCTTGATACACCAGGTATTCTTTGGCCAAAGTTTGAGGATAACACTGTTGGTCTTCATTTAGCATTCATCGGTTCTATCAATGATGCAATCATCGAAACCAGAGAGCTTGCTATGGAGCTTGCAGATTTTATAAAAGAGACTTATCCAGGAGCATTAGCAGCTCGTTATGAAGTAAATGAAGATTTAGTTAATCATGAAATTATTACTGAAATAGCCCTCAAGAGAAACTTCTTGAAAAAGGGCTCGGAGCCAGATTTCGACAAGGCTGCTTCAGTTTTAATAGATGAATTTAGAAACGGTAGTCTAGGAAAAATTTCACTTGAAAGGCCATAA
- a CDS encoding ribonuclease HII: MSEKKISEIQKEYKETSELLLPDFIEEYINDGRPGVSKIIGMAQKRMEKLRIERERIERLKEYEKQYWPEFDYIGGIDEVGRGPLAGPVVTACVVLPKDCSILYINDSKKLSASKREELYEIIMKEAVSVGIGVCSEQRIDEINILQATYEAMRQAISECSVEPQVLLNDAVTIPEVKIQQVPIIKGDAKSISIGAASIIAKVTRDRMMVEYDSIYPEYHFASNKGYGSAEHIEALKKYGPCPIHRRSFIGNFV; the protein is encoded by the coding sequence ATGAGCGAAAAGAAGATTTCAGAAATTCAAAAAGAATACAAAGAGACTAGTGAGCTTTTACTTCCGGATTTCATCGAAGAATATATTAATGATGGCCGACCAGGAGTTTCAAAAATCATAGGCATGGCCCAGAAACGTATGGAAAAGCTTCGTATTGAGAGGGAACGCATAGAACGCCTCAAGGAATATGAAAAACAGTATTGGCCTGAATTTGACTATATTGGCGGTATTGATGAAGTTGGAAGAGGACCACTTGCGGGCCCTGTTGTTACAGCTTGCGTTGTCTTGCCAAAGGATTGCAGTATCCTTTATATCAATGATTCTAAAAAGCTTTCAGCCTCAAAAAGAGAAGAATTATACGAAATCATTATGAAAGAGGCTGTTTCAGTTGGAATTGGCGTATGCTCAGAGCAGCGCATAGATGAAATCAACATCCTTCAGGCTACATACGAAGCAATGCGCCAGGCTATTTCAGAATGCTCAGTAGAGCCACAGGTATTGTTAAATGATGCAGTTACTATACCTGAGGTAAAAATACAGCAAGTTCCAATTATAAAGGGTGATGCCAAATCAATATCTATTGGTGCAGCCAGCATTATTGCAAAGGTTACTAGAGATAGAATGATGGTAGAATACGACAGCATTTATCCTGAATATCATTTTGCATCTAACAAGGGTTACGGTAGCGCAGAGCATATCGAGGCTCTCAAGAAATACGGCCCTTGTCCAATTCATAGAAGATCCTTTATAGGAAACTTTGTTTAA